The genomic window tgctaatgTGCTCAATGATTTATTGGTTGACTGAATGCACACTGACCTGAAATAATGCACAGAGAGGAGGCCAGCAATAGAAACCAACACCACTTGAAAGAGATTAAGAGGTATGTTCTTCCACAATGACTTGCTGAGCATAGAAAACTGCTTGAAACTGAAATAGAAGGGAGCCATGGCCAGAGCAGACACCAGAGCAAAGTACATGATTTGTGCAAAATGCAGAGATGCTGTATGAGCTTCTTTAGCACCTGAAATAGTGTGCATCGCAACATGTCAAAATGTTCATATCTGACTGGAGGAAGAGCTGAACatgcaaaatatgaaagaaaCCTACCGAGAACTATACTTCCATTCCAGAAGACAAACACAACGAAGGCCAAAAATACAACCAAGAATGGGCCGAAGGAAAACAGAACTTCCAATTTTAGGTTCCACATCCTTAAAAGAATGACCTGAGCCTCATCAAGCAACCCTGCCAGAAATAGGGAAAAAGGCATTAGTACACTGATccaatttatacacatttgagtttAAGCTGAattttataaaattatttataGAGGTTCCTACAAccaaaaagaagagaaagatgtGAAATAGAACCTGAAGTATTAACTGAGGTAGAATCCACCGAATCGGAAACAGGAGTTTTGACCACATTCGAAGGCTTATCCATCTTGTGTTTTCTCAAGTTTGAGTTCACCGGCGTGCCCTTCTTGTCCGCCAACGCATCATATTCTCTGACTGATGCATCTTGATCATCTGGTTGGACTTTCTCTTTACGTTTTGGGAGCAATGTAAAATCAATAATCCCAGAGCACGCAACAAACAGCATCCATACAACATTTGTTTGCCGAATAAGTATTGTGATAGCCCCAAGCTGCAAAAAGAAGTAGTTGTTGTTGAGTCCTTTTGTTCAATCAAATGCAAGACTTCTAGGTACTACAGATATTTCACCAAtagtaaacatgaacattttaatAAAACAAACGCTAACAAATTGTTCACTTACCACAGCACTAAGCTGGTAACGCCTCTTTAGACAAGCCAAGTACATGGCAAGAACCAAAGTCAGAGAAGCCACATCAGTATAATACAGAAACGCAAAGAACCAATGAAGCGGGTACAATGAGATAACTACAGCTTGTAAAGTTGTTTTTCTCTTATCAGAACCTGGTTTCAACCATGTGACTATCTCATATACCAAAAGACTGCAGATAACTGTCAAGACACCATTAACTGAGCGAAGAATCGCAGGGGAACAAACTTCAGAAAACAAAGACACGGCTTTAGTACACCACATCCCTGGAAACAAAGACGCAACATGGGCTAGTGAAAGATAGTACCTGCAACATTTTTAACATGTATAAGTAAATCAACATCCCTCAGTTTCTTTTTTGCACACAATGTATAAATCGAGGATTTGTTTGACCAATTTGAGACTAAAACTACTGAATTACATAGTATTCCCCGAATATACTCAGCAATACAACAAACAATTTATGGTAAAATCATAGCTAAGGTGCGCTATATGTCCTACATGAGTCTACATTTGTAAAGCGTGTAATGCGGAAATTAGAACATACAAGCCAGGGGGAGTAGTGATCATGGGATCCCAGCTTCTGAAATTTCCTTTGCAGTATTCCTGAGCTTGAGGGATATGAAATATCTCATCCTGTACAGCATAATATAGATTAACAATCAAGATATATGAATATCAGAAAATTAAAATGATTGAATATCAGGAAGAAAGGCGTTATAACCCACCATGTAAGGATGAGGGACAATGTGATTGACCAGTAAAGAGATTGGAATCACCCATAAGCTTACTATCACTGAAATTGATAATttacccattgaagaagaagaagaagaagatgaaaatctaGGGTTCAAGCATtttttgttcttccccaattttGTGTGTTTCAGAGCCACCAATTTTAGTAGGGAGGAGTTGAGGTGGTCAAACTAATCAAGCCTGTTTTAGGAAGCAAGTTTTCTGAGAGGAATTCTAGACGGACTGTCCTTTATCCCGGGTAAAATCACAAGAGAAGATCTGATGATGGTTTGGGAAGGTACTATTACTGGGACTAGTCTAGACGCATGCCTGATGTGCTTGCCGTTCTGTAATAAACAAAATCAAACTTATCACTCAGTAATTCTTTAATCAAATAGATCCATGTACACCAAACGAACTCCAGCAAACAAAATTCCTTCCCTATTCATCATAGCATCCAAAGCTCTGTGATTCAATTTCAACCTGAAAAAGTAGAGTATTATACATCAAAAAACCCGAATGTTTTAAACCATAACCCATAAAGGCAGCTAATAGGTATTCTATCTTATTGTGAGATATCCACTCTTCAATAGCTGGTGAATCTAAAACTTACTGGTTTCATTGGCAGATGGTCTGTATCCACCAAACATTCGCACTGAGAATATTAACAAAGATAAACATTTATTTTGAGTGCCGTGTAAGTGCAACTGGCCAAAACATTTAGTTTATACAAAAAGATGCAGCTTGATAATTAAGGATCCAGGCATTAACTTTTAGTTGTAATAACACCAATGGAAGAGAAGGTAAAAGCCTGCAGCAGGAAAGAGTAAACCGTATGTATTATAGTACACTATGGTCTTCTTAAGCAACCCCACCAAGTATTATGTCATTATGTGGCTGACCTGATTGAGCACGATTCTGCACTCAATCCAGATATACCCGCAAGGTAAACTAATGTTTGTAGACTAACATCACATCTAAGAAAAATTTCACACCTCGTTCCGCTCAAGCACTTACTGGTATCTACAAACTTGAGCAAGTTGAGCATATACAAGTATCTCCTATTCTACTCTATCAGATAGTGATTTAGCTAGACGATCTCCAAAGGAGTCCAGGTAACTAGTTCCACCACTTTACAGTGAGAAACTTTTCTGTTTTAGGCCATGGTTGATGATACTGGTAAGGTTGTGTCATTTTTACAAACAGGTAGGGTTAATGATACTGATAAGGTTAAATTTGGGTGCATCTCATATTAACATTGAGAACATGTTTTCCTCCTAAGCATATTTACAAACAGATAGGGTTCAGGAATATAGTTTTAACTACCCACATAGGAAAAATTGGTTATTTACCAAAAATATGGGTTTCAGCTAGCTCTACAATGCAACGAATAAGGATGTAATCATGATTAACCTGAAGAAATGAAAACAATTTGCTTGAGAGTAAGTTCAGATCATTACCTTTTGTTCGATTGTTGGAGCCCTAAGTGAAATGTGTTGATAGGATTGTAAAAGGTAGGAGAGATTAAAAATTAGGTTGGAGGGTCTGCTTTCGTTGAAACTCCGACTGATCTCTGATTAGGTTCTAAGTCTAACCTAATTAGATGCAGAGAGAAATAGAGGtcgaaaataaaatttggattaGCGGGATTCGATCGGCCAACCATAAACTTAGGTCTTTTACATACATATACAACAACCTTGTTGCTTTTACATTAGAGGCGCGATCCGCTCACAGACTTTGTTGACAGAGTCTCACACAAAGTCGTGTAGCCATTAGATCGTGCAATTTTCGATGGCTGAGATTTCATGCAAAATCACGCGGGTTTAataatcggaaaatgggtcatttgtccaaatatttttaaaacatggttcaaatggacgagtaaaaattattatgggtgaaatgtacaccaaaaaaatagtaaggataaaactggattcatcctgacttaaacttaaaaattgtAAGGATGAAACCTGATGTATCATGATGTaacttaaaaataagaaaaaatatttaaaaattggtaggatgaaattgtttacatcctggctatttttacatttttgtccatttaaacagtatcaaaatctaaatgtcattttcacccagaaattgttgattttggtctttttaaccaattttgtgcttAATTATTGGTCCATGACCCGATTGATAAGTTTAGATACTTTTGAACCAcataaatttattatttttttattttttataatcaaacGGCTACAAGTTACGCCATCAGACAGTCAGTAGACACGAAATTGGAGGCTGAACCATAAGAGGAGAAAACACAAGACAATAAGAGTACGCTAGTACAACAATAACGAAACTGAAACAAAGGAAAGTGCAGATAAGCGTCGAGACAAGAGATGTTGCATCCAGATATAGAAATATACATCCTCACTTGGTTCAGTTCTAACGAAGAAATCTTCGATTCTGCCAACTTTCCATCAGCGTCACACGACCTTGATTATAGTAACCACTACTGGAGCCCCTTTCAAGACATGGGTATGTGGACGTTTAATTCTCCTAAATGAGCCACGCGTGACATACAAAGGTGCATCACTCCTCCAAAAACACAGGATGACTAACAAAGGTGAACCAAGACCAGTTCCCTCCAAGCAGAAGGGTGCCAAAAAActgattggaaaaaaaaaaacatagtgaAAAAAATCCTCGACACCCTGCCGAAAAGAAAACCCAAACTACTAAAACTTCCATCCAAAGCACATCTGATCAAACACATGCTTCATCTTACTACTACACCAAGCATGTGTACTAACAACCCAAGTAGGTGACCTTTTTAAGAAGTGCTATAGAAATGATGTCAACCGATTGATACACAAAGTCAATATCATTATTGatatggtaaatgagcgtgactctcgtCTAAAGGCTATTCAAGAAGAAAATTTCTCAATATGTTCTTCACGAACTCTACTTGAGAAAATAATCCTGTACACGGTAGAAATCTCATTAGTCTTAAGGTCAGAATTTTATGAGTATATGTCCCATACCATAATACTCATAAAATTCGACAAGGCTTCcaatttcaaaacaaaataaataagaattggccagttgccaaaaatTAACAGACGGGCCAGTTACCATAAAGATGGTCAATTGCCAAAAATTAACAGATGGCCCAGTTGCCACACAGGCAAAGATTACCTAGACTTGGTATTTGATTGAATGGTTGTGCTGACTGTACGCCAAAATGTCTTCTTGAAAAATAGCCTTATATTGTTTTGGAAAATGATACTAGATTAATGATTTAGTTTTCTTTCTTAACACAATGCGGTCACATGTTTAGCGAATTGCTAAATTACTATCTGGTCATAAACGATACCAATGGGATTGTCGAAAAATAATAATAGGATCATGCTATTGTTAGCGTCATATGGGACCTTTGACGTATGTTGTTCGGTGTCTGCTACGGGCGATCTATTTTTAGTTACAATTCATTATTGAATCTCTATGATCAGCTGTTTTCTGTAGGCTATGAATTAGAACAGATTTAGAAAATGAAATATTTCAATCTGGTCTTTGTAAGAACCATTTAGTATGCAGCACTGCCCGAGCACTTCGTTACGAGAATTTATACCAACTTTAATTGTTTAGTAACTTTGATTATGCAAGTGTGCTGGATTAATCCTTTAGTAATTCAAATCTATACTGCGACGAATTTTACTTCCAGCGGGTCGGGTTACAGATCGCTTGGCAAGCTACTTGAGATTCAAAACTTCACATATGGGGCACAATATATTATAATTCTTTGCCTTACTAATTCCAAATCTTAGCTACTGGACTACTATAGTTTCCACAATTCTAAAATCTCTTGGTTTTCTAAAGAAGAGTAGGTTTCAAATTGGCTATATAATTTAACATCATGACCCATTCATAATCTTAGCAGCAAAACGAAAATTTAAAACCGTCTTAACCACTATACCATTTGCTTATCATAACattttaaagaaaatatgaaacgATTTCCACAAACCGACGTCATCTTAAAGAAATGAAGTACCACATCTCCATATTCATAATCTAGTAAGAACCCGAGTCTAAAATAAAGAACATTACCCACAAAAGGAATTGATGAATCCTTGCTTAAAGGTAAAAATGACATACTTTTACGACAGAATATTAGGGGCACCCTCTGCCCTCATTTACAGCAAATCCACGAGACCAAATGATTGGTAAGTAACAATTATTCAATTTACCGTCAAAAGAATGATTTTCAAGTTATGTGCTAGTCAATGTGATAAATATGAATTACAGGTCCAAATTAGTACTCAAACGAAATGATTTTAGAAATGCAATGCCATTCCGTTCATGACTACACGAACACATAAGAAAATTAGTAAAGCAAATTTGGTTCGATCTTCATGCAATACTTAAGATCATTAATCGTTTTAGCTTTCAAACTAAGTATTTTAAGACTTCCATTAGCTAATGGCTTAAATGAGCTAAGATGGGATTTCATTTTTACCCATTTATCAAACAGATTGTAGGCATATACCAACTTAACCCATGTACTGCAATTCACCATTCCTTCTGCACCAAATTTTGTTTCACAGCACAATTTCTCCAAATGGAGTTCTCTACCCATAAAGTAATTATTCTTAATCTAAAGATTATTTATATGCTTTTACAAACAAAAGGCATGTAATCTAATAGCAAATAACGTACCAATGTAAAAGTGTTAGAGTTTGAACTTAGAAAAACAAAAGGTTTACAAATGACTCACCATACAAAGTGGCACATCAGTTCTTAAGCATGCATTTGATCGGCCAAGCTTGGATCCAGTACACCAATAGGGTTTAAATCAATTTTCCCTATAAGTCCTCACTGATTTCTCGCTTCAACAAAAATCAAATTTGAAACAAACCCAAGTCTCATATTCATTGTTGGACTCTCAACACTAATCAATCTCCACCATTCAGCCTTATTCTGATGGCAGCAAGTCACTTTCTCTACGATTTATCCCTAATCGAATTTCTAAGTTTAAGAACGGTGAGAAGAAGTTTCTCCATCTCGCCTATCAACACTAGGTGTGACGGTACCTCCATACATCTTAATTTAAAGTGATTTTATTCTTGTTATAAATTTTCAGGGCATGAGAAAAATCACCACAAAAACGAAAGATGTAAGGAAAGAAAGGGGGAAGAAGATGGAATCCCCGTTTGTATCGATTTCTCAGCTTTTACGTTAACCAAATATATGACACGTGTATGGCTGCATGTAGAGTCATTTCGGCACCCGAGTTTGTGATTGAAGCAATCAGTCTCCCTTCCAAGAACCATATTTTGGATTTGGGCAGACCCATAGTCATGAAAGCACCCTAACTTAGGTCTCTCTATCACTACCAGATAAAACTCTTAGGATTTTAAACTCAAACGGGTTGAATTAAACCCGGGAAAATGGTTTGGATTGTCAAACCTCTTGGTCTGGAAGTAGGATAAGTCCAACATAAGAGTAAACTGAATACCGGCAAATCATCCCAAGAACTCAAAGAAATAAGTTGATTCAGGGAAAAAGCTTTGAGCATAATACTCATTTTATATTCCATAAAGGACAGTGAAGTTAGTCCATTCCACACAAGAGAGAACCAATAAAAGTCTAATTTAATCTGCCGAGAAGCAACCACTCTGATGGATAAGATCTTATAAAGAGCTTTACAGGTGTAATGAGGATTAAGATCATCATTCTGATTCTGATTTGAGCCACCCTAGTTCTCATTGTTCTCATCATGCTTCTCAATTAGCTTATGAACCCCACAGGATGTATGGAAAGTCTAAATTTCAGAGCAATTACTGGCAAGAGAAAATTATCATCCATCATGTTACAAATACTCAAATATCATCCAGAGTATGAAGTCCACATAACAAGCTCACCGTCCAAGATATTAGTACAACTTGCATTATAAGCTCTAAAGATCAGTGTATTATAATTAAAGCACATCCATTCTCGAGAAAACAAATACGCATCAAGTTTTATCTATCTATAGGTAGGAGTTTTCCCGACTGCGAGATGCTGATAATCTCTATAAACTTCTTTAAAAACACAGTCATCCTTAAGGTTCCTCCCTAGACATCTACATCTCAAATAGTTCAAGAACCAGGATGTGTTATCATCCGTGCTAAGACAAATACTCAGTGTATACCCTAGACAATACGGCCTCAAATCAACTTCACCCATGAAGGTAATCATACAGATAATAACATACTTCTTATGAAGAGAAAAAGTTAAACCCTTCCACTCAGACGAGAACAAGTAAAAATCAAGTCTAATCTGTCTGCAAGTCTTGATACCAATTAAGCAAAGAAGACCGTAAAAAGGTAAGTAGTACAGTGGCTTTTCGAGGTTCTTACTGTATTTGAATAAGATAACAGTATGGAGTTTTGCAGGCAGGTCCTGAAGTTGCCGTGAATAGACCATTTCTTGATTTGACCCAACCTTTGACACTGTCCCAACCGGCCATTACCTTGTCTAAAGGATTTACCCTTGTCAGATCTAAGATTAACTTTACCAACAACTAGGTCATCTGAGACTTGTAAACTGTTAACCGACCTCCCCGAAAGATTCAATGTCAGTATAACAACTTCCCTTGGATTTTTACTTCTTTTTATCATAAAACAAGACATGCCCAATAAGTCTCACATATAAAAGAAACACCAACATGCTATAAAGTTAACTACAAGCCCATTGTTCACCTTTAGTTCTCGAGTAGGACTTAAGTCAAAAGAAGAGACCTGACCTAAAATTAGGTCACCTGAATCCTCAACTTCATCTGCCGGTAAACTGTTATAACACACCGCTCCTTTCATTACACCTGTACAGTTGCTTTCGCCAGAAACATTAAAGTTATAGTTACCAAAAAATCCAGTCTCACTTGCTTTACTATTGTTGAACAATGTAGTTCTTTCCTTCTCGCCTGAGAGTTTGAAGTTAATCCAATCCGTCTTCAGAGTGACATGGTTGGAGCCTATGTCGACTGAATTTAGATGAAGGTCATCAGAGAGGATGATATCAGTCACCAGAAAACTAGTATCCATATCTGAATCTTCAACAACCCAAGCAGGTGGAGAATCTAAACTATCATCAACCAAGATATCATCTATGTGACTGTTATTAATTGAGACCATAACTCGTTCTGCTTGATCATTAAGAGAAATGATTCCAAGAAGCTGGTTAACAAAGGGTTTTTGAGCATTAAGGTTTAATTCTAGTTGATTCAACATCAGACAAAGAAGTTCCTCATCTGCCGAAGGAATGGGATTCACGTTTTTTAAGGGAAAATCATCAGACTTGTGGGACATAACTTCGATCTTCATCATTACCAGAAGAAAAAACCCCTTGAGACGAGCTTACCAAAGCCAAAGAACGGAAAGCTTAAGAAAGCTTTGAGAGAAAAACAATAGGAACCGAGATTtgctaaagaaaaataaacaacgaAATCACTATTCAGGACACAAAACAAACAATTATAAAACAGATCCAAAATCCGTCTAGCAATCTTAGAGAATAGAAGAAAAAAGGGTAGAAACAAAAGGATTTGAAAACAATCTATTACTGAGACTAACGGATCTGAGCTATCCACCAAGAAAATGAGAGGAACTAATAGAGAAAACAATTAAAATTAAGCAACTTtagagaagaagagaatgattttaGGAGCGATAAGGTGGTTTTAGATGAAGAAATAGTGGTATTTGACTAGTCAAAGGAGGTTTTGATAGAAAGATTCTTTAGGGTGGGTAAAAGTTGTACGAATTCATCTCTCACCTCACACCCTAAAGTTCCCTACCCTCGGGTTCTGACCACATAAATTTTTGATGCATTTTGCTCTTCTTCTTATTTGAAATCAATATTGGCTTGCTAAGCCCCTTTTCCTATTTTACCTTTCTAATTCTTATACAGGAATGTTCTCGTGCACCCACAACATGTTTTTGAATGCTAAAAATATGCTTCAGTCTTATCTTGTTCCGCACCAGCAATGTTATCTTCGATCTGCAATTATTAACATTTCTTTTGGTACATAACAGTGGAAGAAAACGAGAGAACGAGATCCACTCACTAGAACTCTCTgtagaagaaagagaagagaaaaagggAAAGATGAAAAGTATCTAAACTTTTCAATTGGGTCATGGACCAATTATTAAACCCGCATATTTTTGCATGAAATCTCGACCATCGAAAATTGCACGATCTAATGGTTATACGACTTTGTGTGAGACTCTGTCAAACAAAGTCTGTGAGCCGATCGCGCCTCCATTAGATtagaactataattttgggcataccaaaaaatcttccaaggcatattgaatgaagacaaaaaaggttgtgaaatagcaaaatcagataaccccttaacccaaaaaaattttaatggcaaatctgccctttacgtattagtgttaataatcttgattagtgattaaatattttgtttagtgattaaaataattttcagaattataagagttgtttagatgaaaaatttgagaaaattttaattcttgattcaatggaggatgaggagggtcatcattcatctaaaaaacctaagaaaatacatatcaactacaacaatgatccagaaatggctgatttcttagattatgagaatgattttacacccactcaaactcaagctcaaactcaaacacaaactcaagatgatgatttttatgagccaaatcctgatgatgaagacattgatgaggaacccaatgcttctaatacacaggtacacttatatcctatacttaatctcacttctatagctctcaattatcaaaagttaggttttttgaatcatggttcggcgaaacaggttgaggttcggctcacatctatgagccgaatctaccaattgatgaacggttcgacttactgaatctgtttactgcatgtgccgaactgtttgctaaacactagttcggcttatatgaaagtttcatagtaagccgaacaacatcctgaatagctcggaaaaaaaataattaccggttcggcttatatttcgaaaatcgtatgagccgaacatcaatttgttattttttgggttaaaatattgttattggttcggcacatattgagaatatcgtaatagccgaacctcgttaatgtgctaggttcgacacatattatgattatcgaatacgccgaacccctatgcatctctatctgtgactaggttcggcttgaaatttcatgccgaactgttcatatacacttacaggaagcttttgtgaagaacagttcggctaaaaacgcaactcaattttgagtcgaacccaacactgtaaccatcatttaatcgatgaaaaacagcaaataggagattgggtttgtaaaactttctttcttatcctcatttccggagttggagatgcagttggttcaatttctggttcaattggtggttgattttcagtttctacaccttcatcttcaattggttcttcttcttcttcaattgatggattagaagacgatttggtttgcctagtccctgcttttctttgtacgagtcattatgtggttgagtttaaccgacgatcaaatttttacgaatcgacaattaatcacgatgatgaatttttttttc from Papaver somniferum cultivar HN1 unplaced genomic scaffold, ASM357369v1 unplaced-scaffold_80, whole genome shotgun sequence includes these protein-coding regions:
- the LOC113344964 gene encoding dol-P-Glc:Glc(2)Man(9)GlcNAc(2)-PP-Dol alpha-1,2-glucosyltransferase-like — encoded protein: MGKLSISVIVSLWVIPISLLVNHIVPHPYMDEIFHIPQAQEYCKGNFRSWDPMITTPPGLYYLSLAHVASLFPGMWCTKAVSLFSEVCSPAILRSVNGVLTVICSLLVYEIVTWLKPGSDKRKTTLQAVVISLYPLHWFFAFLYYTDVASLTLVLAMYLACLKRRYQLSAVLGAITILIRQTNVVWMLFVACSGIIDFTLLPKRKEKVQPDDQDASVREYDALADKKGTPVNSNLRKHKMDKPSNVVKTPVSDSVDSTSVNTSGLLDEAQVILLRMWNLKLEVLFSFGPFLVVFLAFVVFVFWNGSIVLGAKEAHTASLHFAQIMYFALVSALAMAPFYFSFKQFSMLSKSLWKNIPLNLFQVVLVSIAGLLSVHYFSIAHPYLLADNRHYTFYIWRRVIQYHWLMKYVLIPLYAYSWLSIIHDLGKCRQKIWVLVFLLACAGVLVPAPLIEFRYYTIPFYFLILHSQINDYRSWLLMGVMYAAVNIFTMWMFLFRPFHWSHEPGTQRFIW